The following coding sequences are from one Triplophysa dalaica isolate WHDGS20190420 chromosome 12, ASM1584641v1, whole genome shotgun sequence window:
- the adam15 gene encoding disintegrin and metalloproteinase domain-containing protein 12 isoform X1: MMLHRQLSSCFLRTLITVVLCEITPLVMLRGSQTLTLRNSSFSQQDETITHSSHSVTSHRRDVEPLVKTRPFALVDGVQRSLSDVLLNGHPDSLQCGLQVGTTLYILDLEKNQDLLPKPLNVFYYLANGTGVSMDQNLVVHCYYHGTVQGFPQSRVALSSCSGLRGVIVINATLSFELHPEEEKGDREEERSGEIEEGGMHVIYLTNTQTSEPGGCGVSHTSIPPIQIIPQTHRSKRDILSETKYIELVLVADHKEYLNYQKNNKTIVYRMLDVANQVDWFYRPLNVRVALMGLEIWSDQDKIKVDKSPIDTLNRFLEWRTRELLPRLRHDNAQLIMGESFDGTTVGMASQSSMCSRDRSGGVNVDHLVSVLGVASTVAHELGHNLGMSHDTADRRCLCQNEPRLGGCIMEPSTGFMPGQLFSSCSEQDLSLSLMHGGGMCLFNIPQPGSLLGGPRCGNLYVEKGEECDCGLLDECNDPCCNASTCKMVPGAQCSSDGICCENCKLRVAGWVCREPLGECDLPEYCTGTSSYCPPNVFLQNGETCKDGSSYCYGGVCASLDEQCQMLWGPNSTHAPPICFSSVNKQGNKYGNCGQIANGSYIACAKGDVHCGRIQCQGGSDRPLLGSNGEILTTKVKLNMSDFTCRGTYLNLGDDVSDPAMVSQGSACGQNKACVDQRCQDISIFGVEECRRKCNGHGVCNSNSSCHCDLGWAPPDCRYSGTGGSVDSGPARAPRDSDTARVALLVIFLFVLPVALLFVALRFPRCRRSLVYLGHTPFNKARQSRTPAMELANARNGDQVQPLRYQWPRQNDIPLTQAITKIQHRPAAPTKPLPPDPVSKPAQLAGHWPAPPTKPLPPDPAPSESKMQCKPTRTRPAAPSKPLPPDPVLSNRQNRVPPKPPVPKKPLPMDPSSHSPPLALLGHPASASSSPSYSQNHASAAAPARPAPHPPLRRPQHPGRPCAPPSV, encoded by the exons ATGATGCTGCACCGTCAGTTGTCGAGCTGTTTCTTGAGAACCCTCATCACGGTTGTTTTGTGCGAGATCACACCGCTCGTGATGTTGAGAGGTTCCCAAACACTGACCCTCAGGAACAGCAGCTTCTCACAGCAGGATGAGACGATCACTCACTCTTCTCACAGTG TCACGAGTCACAGAAGAGACGTGGAGCCGCTGGTGAAGACAAGGCCGTTTGCATTAGTGGATGGAGTTCAAAGAAGCCTGAGTGATGTTTTACTG aatGGTCACCCTGATAGTCTGCAGTGTGGTTTACAGGTGGGAACCACCTTGTACATCCTTGACCTGGAGAAAAACCA GGATCTTTTGCCAAAGCCACTGAATGTTTTCTATTACCTGGCAAATGGAACCGGAGTGTCTATGGATCAAAACCTAGTG GTTCACTGTTACTATCATGGAACAGTTCAAGGTTTTCCTCAGTCCCGTGTAGCTCTCAGCTCCTGCTCGGGGTTACG AGGAGTGATCGTCATTAACGCCACGCTGAGCTTTGAGCTGCATCCTGAGGAAGAAAAGGGTGAtagagaggaagagaggagCGGAGAGATAGAAGAAGGGGGGATGCATGTCATCTACCTGACCAACACGCAAACATCTGAGCCTGGAGGCTGTGGCGTTTCACACACCTCAATTCCTCCCAttcagatcattccacaaacacacagg AGTAAGAGAGACATTCTCTCCGAGACCAAATACATTGAACTGGTGCTGGTTGCGGATCATAAAGAG TATTTGAACTAtcagaagaataataaaaccattgtATACCGTATGCTGGATGTGGCAAACCAAGTAGACTGG TTCTACCGGCCACTGAATGTTCGTGTGGCCCTGATGGGTTTGGAGATCTGGAGCGACCAGGATAAGATCAAGGTGGATAAAAGTCCCATTGACACTCTAAACCGCTTCCTGGAGTGGAGAACCAGAGAGCTGCTGCCACGACTACGCCATGACAACGCACAATTGATCAT GGGTGAGTCGTTTGACGGGACAACGGTCGGCATGGCGTCTCAGTCCTCCATGTGCTCGAGGGATCGATCTGGAGGTGTGAACGTG GATCACCTGGTGAGCGTTTTAGGTGTGGCCTCCACGGTAGCACACGAGCTGGGTCACAACCTAGGAATGAGTCACGATACGGCCGACAGACGCTGCCTTTGCCAGAACGAGCCACGGCTCGGGGGATGCATCATGGAACCATCCACCGG GTTCATGCCCGGTCAGCTCTTCAGCAGCTGCAGCGAGCAAGACCTTTCTCTCAGTCTGATGCATGGTGGCGGGATGTGTCTGTTTAACATCCCCCAGCCAGGTAGTCTTCTGGGAGGTCCACGTTGCGGGAATCTGTATGTGGAGAAAGGAGAGGAGTGTGATTGCGGCCTGCTGGAT gaaTGTAATGATCCCTGCTGCAATGCTAGTACGTGTAAAATGGTTCCAGGCGCTCAGTGTTCATCTGATGGCATCTGCTGTGAGAATTGTAAG TTGCGTGTGGCAGGGTGGGTGTGTCGGGAGCCGTTGGGAGAGTGCGATTTGCCGGAATACTGCACAGGCACCTCCTCCTACTGCCCGCCCAATGTGTTTCTCCAAAACGGAGAGACCTGCAAAGACGGCTCCTCCTACTGCTACGGCGGCGTGTGTGCCAGTCTGGACGAGCAGTGCCAGATGCTCTGGGGACCCA ACTCCACCCACGCACCTCCTATCTGCTTCTCCTCTGTAAACAAACAGGGCAATAAGTATGGAAACTGCGGTCAGATAGCCAACGGTTCTTACATAGCTTGCGCAAAAGG GGATGTCCACTGTGGTAGGATCCAGTGTCAGGGTGGGAGTGACCGCCCCCTGCTGGGCTCAAACGGTGAGATTCTGACTACGAAGGTTAAACTAAACATGAGTGACTTTACCTGTCGGGGGACCTATTTGAATCTGGGGGATGATGTGTCTGACCCGGCCATGGTGTCTCAGGGGTCAGCTTGTGGACAAAATAAG GCATGTGTGGACCAGCGATGCCAGGACATTTCCATATTTGGTGTTGAGGAATGCCGCAGGAAGTGCAATGGCCACGGG gtgtgtaACAGTAATAGTAGCTGTCACTGTGATCTGGGCTGGGCTCCTCCTGACTGCAGATACTCTGGAACCGGAGGCAGCGTGGACAGCGGACCCGCTCGAGCCCCCAGAG ATTCCGATACTGCACGCGTGGCTCTGCTAGTCATCTTCCTGTTTGTGTTGCCAGTCGCACTGCTGTTTGTCGCACTCCGCTTCCCCCGCTGTCGTCGAAGCCTTGTGTATCTCGGCCACACCCCCTTCAACAAGGCTCGCCAGAGCCG AACTCCTGCTATGGAGCTAGCAAATGCTCGAAATGGAGATCAAGTACAGCCGCTCAGATACCAGTGGCCCCGCCAGAATGACATTCCTCTCACCCAGGCTATTACCAAG ATTCAGCACAGGCCTGCTGCTCCAACTAAACCTCTTCCGCCTGATCCTGTCTCTAAACCAGCTCAG TTGGCAGGGCACTGGCCTGCCCCTCCCACCAAGCCCCTCCCTCCTGACCCCGCCCCCTCAGAGAGCAAGATGCAGTGCAAG CCCACAAGAACGCGACCGGCTGCACCAAGCAAGCCGCTCCCCCCTGACCCTGTCCTCTCAAACCGACAG AACCGTGTTCCTCCCAAACCTCCAGTTCCCAAGAAACCATTGCCTATGGATCCCTCATCTCACTCTCCTCCACTCGCTCTGCTGGGACATCCAGCATCTGCATCTTCATCACCCTCTTACTCACAAAATCATGCATCCGCGGCTGCTCCCGCCAG ACCTGCTCCCCATCCCCCTCTACGGAGACCACAGCACCCTGGGAGACCCTGTGCTCCACCCTCAGTATAG
- the adam15 gene encoding disintegrin and metalloproteinase domain-containing protein 12 isoform X2, translated as MMLHRQLSSCFLRTLITVVLCEITPLVMLRGSQTLTLRNSSFSQQDETITHSSHSVTSHRRDVEPLVKTRPFALVDGVQRSLSDVLLNGHPDSLQCGLQVGTTLYILDLEKNQDLLPKPLNVFYYLANGTGVSMDQNLVVHCYYHGTVQGFPQSRVALSSCSGLRGVIVINATLSFELHPEEEKGDREEERSGEIEEGGMHVIYLTNTQTSEPGGCGVSHTSIPPIQIIPQTHRSKRDILSETKYIELVLVADHKEYLNYQKNNKTIVYRMLDVANQVDWFYRPLNVRVALMGLEIWSDQDKIKVDKSPIDTLNRFLEWRTRELLPRLRHDNAQLIMGESFDGTTVGMASQSSMCSRDRSGGVNVDHLVSVLGVASTVAHELGHNLGMSHDTADRRCLCQNEPRLGGCIMEPSTGFMPGQLFSSCSEQDLSLSLMHGGGMCLFNIPQPGSLLGGPRCGNLYVEKGEECDCGLLDECNDPCCNASTCKMVPGAQCSSDGICCENCKLRVAGWVCREPLGECDLPEYCTGTSSYCPPNVFLQNGETCKDGSSYCYGGVCASLDEQCQMLWGPNSTHAPPICFSSVNKQGNKYGNCGQIANGSYIACAKGDVHCGRIQCQGGSDRPLLGSNGEILTTKVKLNMSDFTCRGTYLNLGDDVSDPAMVSQGSACGQNKACVDQRCQDISIFGVEECRRKCNGHGVCNSNSSCHCDLGWAPPDCRYSGTGGSVDSGPARAPRDSDTARVALLVIFLFVLPVALLFVALRFPRCRRSLVYLGHTPFNKARQSRTPAMELANARNGDQVQPLRYQWPRQNDIPLTQAITKNRVPPKPPVPKKPLPMDPSSHSPPLALLGHPASASSSPSYSQNHASAAAPARPAPHPPLRRPQHPGRPCAPPSV; from the exons ATGATGCTGCACCGTCAGTTGTCGAGCTGTTTCTTGAGAACCCTCATCACGGTTGTTTTGTGCGAGATCACACCGCTCGTGATGTTGAGAGGTTCCCAAACACTGACCCTCAGGAACAGCAGCTTCTCACAGCAGGATGAGACGATCACTCACTCTTCTCACAGTG TCACGAGTCACAGAAGAGACGTGGAGCCGCTGGTGAAGACAAGGCCGTTTGCATTAGTGGATGGAGTTCAAAGAAGCCTGAGTGATGTTTTACTG aatGGTCACCCTGATAGTCTGCAGTGTGGTTTACAGGTGGGAACCACCTTGTACATCCTTGACCTGGAGAAAAACCA GGATCTTTTGCCAAAGCCACTGAATGTTTTCTATTACCTGGCAAATGGAACCGGAGTGTCTATGGATCAAAACCTAGTG GTTCACTGTTACTATCATGGAACAGTTCAAGGTTTTCCTCAGTCCCGTGTAGCTCTCAGCTCCTGCTCGGGGTTACG AGGAGTGATCGTCATTAACGCCACGCTGAGCTTTGAGCTGCATCCTGAGGAAGAAAAGGGTGAtagagaggaagagaggagCGGAGAGATAGAAGAAGGGGGGATGCATGTCATCTACCTGACCAACACGCAAACATCTGAGCCTGGAGGCTGTGGCGTTTCACACACCTCAATTCCTCCCAttcagatcattccacaaacacacagg AGTAAGAGAGACATTCTCTCCGAGACCAAATACATTGAACTGGTGCTGGTTGCGGATCATAAAGAG TATTTGAACTAtcagaagaataataaaaccattgtATACCGTATGCTGGATGTGGCAAACCAAGTAGACTGG TTCTACCGGCCACTGAATGTTCGTGTGGCCCTGATGGGTTTGGAGATCTGGAGCGACCAGGATAAGATCAAGGTGGATAAAAGTCCCATTGACACTCTAAACCGCTTCCTGGAGTGGAGAACCAGAGAGCTGCTGCCACGACTACGCCATGACAACGCACAATTGATCAT GGGTGAGTCGTTTGACGGGACAACGGTCGGCATGGCGTCTCAGTCCTCCATGTGCTCGAGGGATCGATCTGGAGGTGTGAACGTG GATCACCTGGTGAGCGTTTTAGGTGTGGCCTCCACGGTAGCACACGAGCTGGGTCACAACCTAGGAATGAGTCACGATACGGCCGACAGACGCTGCCTTTGCCAGAACGAGCCACGGCTCGGGGGATGCATCATGGAACCATCCACCGG GTTCATGCCCGGTCAGCTCTTCAGCAGCTGCAGCGAGCAAGACCTTTCTCTCAGTCTGATGCATGGTGGCGGGATGTGTCTGTTTAACATCCCCCAGCCAGGTAGTCTTCTGGGAGGTCCACGTTGCGGGAATCTGTATGTGGAGAAAGGAGAGGAGTGTGATTGCGGCCTGCTGGAT gaaTGTAATGATCCCTGCTGCAATGCTAGTACGTGTAAAATGGTTCCAGGCGCTCAGTGTTCATCTGATGGCATCTGCTGTGAGAATTGTAAG TTGCGTGTGGCAGGGTGGGTGTGTCGGGAGCCGTTGGGAGAGTGCGATTTGCCGGAATACTGCACAGGCACCTCCTCCTACTGCCCGCCCAATGTGTTTCTCCAAAACGGAGAGACCTGCAAAGACGGCTCCTCCTACTGCTACGGCGGCGTGTGTGCCAGTCTGGACGAGCAGTGCCAGATGCTCTGGGGACCCA ACTCCACCCACGCACCTCCTATCTGCTTCTCCTCTGTAAACAAACAGGGCAATAAGTATGGAAACTGCGGTCAGATAGCCAACGGTTCTTACATAGCTTGCGCAAAAGG GGATGTCCACTGTGGTAGGATCCAGTGTCAGGGTGGGAGTGACCGCCCCCTGCTGGGCTCAAACGGTGAGATTCTGACTACGAAGGTTAAACTAAACATGAGTGACTTTACCTGTCGGGGGACCTATTTGAATCTGGGGGATGATGTGTCTGACCCGGCCATGGTGTCTCAGGGGTCAGCTTGTGGACAAAATAAG GCATGTGTGGACCAGCGATGCCAGGACATTTCCATATTTGGTGTTGAGGAATGCCGCAGGAAGTGCAATGGCCACGGG gtgtgtaACAGTAATAGTAGCTGTCACTGTGATCTGGGCTGGGCTCCTCCTGACTGCAGATACTCTGGAACCGGAGGCAGCGTGGACAGCGGACCCGCTCGAGCCCCCAGAG ATTCCGATACTGCACGCGTGGCTCTGCTAGTCATCTTCCTGTTTGTGTTGCCAGTCGCACTGCTGTTTGTCGCACTCCGCTTCCCCCGCTGTCGTCGAAGCCTTGTGTATCTCGGCCACACCCCCTTCAACAAGGCTCGCCAGAGCCG AACTCCTGCTATGGAGCTAGCAAATGCTCGAAATGGAGATCAAGTACAGCCGCTCAGATACCAGTGGCCCCGCCAGAATGACATTCCTCTCACCCAGGCTATTACCAAG AACCGTGTTCCTCCCAAACCTCCAGTTCCCAAGAAACCATTGCCTATGGATCCCTCATCTCACTCTCCTCCACTCGCTCTGCTGGGACATCCAGCATCTGCATCTTCATCACCCTCTTACTCACAAAATCATGCATCCGCGGCTGCTCCCGCCAG ACCTGCTCCCCATCCCCCTCTACGGAGACCACAGCACCCTGGGAGACCCTGTGCTCCACCCTCAGTATAG